One part of the Anaeromyxobacter sp. Fw109-5 genome encodes these proteins:
- a CDS encoding DUF4091 domain-containing protein, which produces MSRWTRVPAEAWLACALLLTSGNARAAPPASASIWVAPASEKILPAAPARASAAAAIAAARNEFEAFQVVITGSARKVRATASPLVGPGGVTIAAPRLYREALLNLTRPSAPDGATGRFPDALVPDVDDVAGERRNAFPFDIRGSESRALWVEVFVPPGAAPGSYRGEVRVEHSGRTSIVPVELTVWDFELPSTATLRSAFGLAWGALPSGHGISSSDLAAFATLRARYGQLALDHRVSLSHHDDGMWNDLEHFDRYYGPLMDGTAATRLPGARLTAVEYLGPLADVANLARWAQRYRSRPGWFERLFQYTCDEPPYQGCGWGDIALRASAAKKADPEFRTLVTTTIQEAEANGATGLLDLVVPVVNFIDDKSGGYAGDQRPKYDAFLAAEPQNEVWLYQSCMSHGCGGSSAYGTGWPSYMVDASAVRNRAMQWLAFKYRATGELYWDTTYAYLSGDPWASVWEFDGNGDGTLFYPGTPAKIGGTTHVPVASIRLKMIREGMEDHEYLVLLAALGDRGLAAQLVDELFPAASVSDPGVARLMAARERLARRILELRGKPLP; this is translated from the coding sequence ATGAGCCGATGGACCCGCGTGCCCGCCGAGGCGTGGCTCGCTTGCGCGCTGCTGCTCACGTCCGGGAATGCCCGCGCGGCGCCGCCGGCCTCGGCGTCGATCTGGGTCGCGCCCGCCAGCGAGAAGATCCTCCCCGCCGCGCCAGCGCGCGCGAGCGCGGCCGCCGCGATCGCCGCCGCGCGGAACGAGTTCGAGGCGTTCCAGGTGGTGATCACCGGCTCGGCGCGGAAGGTGCGCGCTACGGCGTCCCCGCTCGTCGGGCCGGGCGGGGTGACGATCGCCGCGCCGCGGCTCTATCGCGAGGCGCTCCTGAACCTCACGCGTCCATCCGCGCCGGACGGGGCGACCGGCAGGTTCCCGGACGCGCTCGTCCCGGACGTGGACGACGTCGCCGGTGAGCGAAGGAACGCGTTCCCGTTCGACATCCGGGGATCCGAGAGCCGGGCGCTCTGGGTCGAGGTCTTCGTCCCGCCCGGCGCCGCGCCCGGCTCGTACCGCGGCGAGGTCCGCGTCGAGCACTCCGGACGCACCTCGATCGTGCCGGTCGAGCTGACGGTCTGGGACTTCGAGCTGCCCTCGACGGCGACGCTCAGGAGCGCCTTCGGGCTGGCCTGGGGCGCGCTGCCCTCCGGGCACGGCATCAGCTCGTCGGACCTCGCCGCGTTCGCGACCCTCCGCGCGCGCTACGGCCAGCTCGCGCTCGACCACCGCGTCTCGCTCTCGCACCACGACGACGGCATGTGGAACGACCTCGAGCACTTCGACCGGTATTACGGCCCGCTGATGGACGGCACGGCTGCGACGCGGCTCCCGGGCGCGCGGCTCACCGCGGTCGAGTACCTGGGGCCGCTCGCGGACGTGGCGAACCTGGCGCGCTGGGCGCAGCGCTACCGGTCGCGGCCGGGCTGGTTCGAGCGGCTCTTCCAGTACACCTGCGACGAGCCGCCTTATCAGGGCTGCGGGTGGGGAGACATCGCCCTCCGGGCCAGCGCCGCGAAGAAGGCGGATCCCGAGTTCCGGACGCTCGTGACCACGACCATCCAGGAGGCGGAGGCGAACGGCGCGACGGGGCTGCTCGACCTCGTGGTGCCGGTCGTGAACTTCATCGACGACAAGTCCGGCGGCTACGCCGGCGACCAGCGCCCGAAGTACGACGCGTTCCTGGCGGCCGAGCCGCAGAACGAGGTGTGGCTCTACCAGAGCTGCATGAGCCACGGGTGCGGCGGGAGCTCCGCGTACGGCACGGGCTGGCCGAGCTACATGGTCGACGCGAGCGCGGTGCGGAACCGCGCCATGCAGTGGCTCGCCTTCAAGTACCGGGCGACGGGCGAGCTCTACTGGGACACGACGTACGCCTACCTGTCCGGCGATCCCTGGGCGAGCGTGTGGGAGTTCGACGGCAACGGGGACGGCACGCTGTTCTATCCCGGCACTCCGGCCAAGATCGGCGGGACCACCCACGTGCCGGTCGCCTCGATCCGGCTGAAGATGATCCGCGAGGGCATGGAGGACCACGAGTACCTCGTCCTGCTGGCGGCGCTCGGGGACCGCGGGCTGGCGGCGCAGCTCGTGGACGAGCTGTTCCCGGCCGCGTCCGTCTCGGACCCCGGGGTCGCGCGGCTCATGGCGGCGCGCGAGCGGCTGGCGCGGCGGATCCTGGAGCTCCGCGGCAAGCCGCTCCCGTGA
- a CDS encoding dienelactone hydrolase family protein translates to MTRRMFMAAAAALAITGAAHAEVKTQEVEYRQGDTPLQGFLAYDDAATGKRPGVLVVHEWWGHNDHARNAATKLAEAGYVAFALDMFGKSKVTTHPEEAKGFVAEATKDPDVKRARFEAALEQLKAQPQVDPARIGVVGYCFGGGVALDMARAGEDLKALATFHAPLQPSGEPARKATFRPRAILVQTGGADPMVPKEQVQALEKEMKAAGVKAQVITYPGAKHAFTNPKADEAGSPALAYDAKADRASWAAMLKYLRQVLGR, encoded by the coding sequence ATGACGCGAAGGATGTTCATGGCGGCGGCGGCAGCGCTCGCGATCACCGGCGCCGCGCACGCCGAGGTGAAGACGCAGGAGGTCGAGTACCGGCAGGGCGACACCCCGCTGCAGGGCTTCCTCGCCTACGACGACGCCGCGACGGGCAAGCGGCCCGGCGTGCTCGTCGTCCACGAGTGGTGGGGCCACAACGACCACGCCCGCAACGCGGCGACGAAGCTCGCGGAGGCGGGGTACGTGGCGTTCGCGCTCGACATGTTCGGCAAGAGCAAGGTGACGACCCACCCCGAGGAGGCGAAGGGGTTCGTCGCGGAGGCGACGAAGGATCCGGACGTGAAGCGGGCTCGCTTCGAGGCCGCGCTCGAGCAGCTGAAGGCGCAGCCTCAGGTGGATCCGGCCCGGATCGGCGTCGTCGGCTACTGCTTCGGCGGCGGGGTGGCCCTCGACATGGCGCGCGCGGGCGAGGACCTGAAGGCGCTCGCCACCTTCCACGCGCCCCTCCAGCCTTCTGGAGAGCCCGCGCGCAAGGCGACCTTCCGGCCGCGGGCGATCCTGGTGCAGACCGGCGGCGCGGATCCGATGGTGCCGAAGGAGCAGGTCCAGGCCCTCGAGAAGGAGATGAAGGCCGCAGGGGTGAAGGCGCAGGTGATCACGTATCCGGGCGCGAAGCACGCCTTCACGAACCCGAAGGCGGACGAGGCGGGGAGCCCGGCGCTCGCGTACGACGCCAAGGCGGACCGCGCGTCGTGGGCGGCCATGCTGAAGTACCTGAGGCAGGTCCTCGGCAGGTGA
- a CDS encoding metallophosphoesterase: protein MTRSVPAAAWAALLGSALLSCMHAGYRADPDGAATPSRPEALRVLVFGDFGYRTIPQRLTAGAMRLATRARPFDLALEVGDNIYRCGPEPTRPGAETCRFADDGVTVAPGAEPPDDPLFRVNEAPLAGLSARDGTPLPIFLALGNHDVGEGAAGCERAALGEVEATRRRACLSVARRTPTWTMPARHYVLDRGPVRFIVLDTNVAVKDYGGFTLEDELAFVREATASCGAERTCFLVGHHPPAAVHGYGNRRPLPYAARIARLVGAAGGRARAFFAGHFHTLEHLSLDGLEVFVSGSTAMGAFGGFTTRTPARTQVRFTSTAWGYAVLECDGPGYRVAFFDTKGAALHCCEAGATGPCRPSRCG from the coding sequence ATGACACGGAGCGTGCCGGCGGCCGCCTGGGCCGCGCTGCTCGGGAGCGCGCTCCTCTCGTGCATGCACGCCGGGTATCGCGCCGACCCCGACGGCGCCGCCACGCCGAGCCGGCCGGAGGCGCTGCGCGTCCTGGTCTTCGGCGACTTCGGCTACCGGACCATCCCTCAGCGGCTCACCGCGGGGGCGATGCGCCTCGCCACCCGCGCGCGCCCGTTCGATCTCGCCCTCGAGGTCGGCGACAACATCTACCGCTGCGGCCCGGAGCCGACGCGGCCCGGGGCCGAGACGTGCCGCTTCGCGGACGACGGCGTGACCGTCGCGCCCGGCGCCGAGCCACCCGACGATCCGCTCTTCCGGGTGAACGAGGCGCCTCTCGCCGGCCTGTCGGCACGTGACGGGACGCCGCTGCCGATCTTCCTCGCGCTCGGCAACCACGATGTCGGCGAGGGCGCGGCAGGCTGCGAGCGCGCGGCCCTGGGCGAGGTCGAGGCCACGCGGCGCCGGGCGTGCCTCTCGGTGGCGCGCCGCACGCCCACCTGGACGATGCCGGCGCGCCACTATGTCCTCGACCGCGGTCCGGTCCGGTTCATCGTGCTCGACACCAACGTCGCCGTGAAGGACTACGGCGGCTTCACGCTCGAGGACGAGCTCGCCTTCGTCCGCGAGGCCACCGCCTCCTGCGGCGCCGAGCGGACCTGCTTCCTCGTCGGCCATCACCCGCCCGCGGCCGTCCACGGGTATGGGAACCGGCGGCCGCTGCCGTACGCCGCCCGCATCGCGCGCCTCGTCGGGGCAGCCGGCGGGCGCGCGCGCGCGTTCTTCGCAGGGCACTTCCACACCCTCGAGCACCTCTCGCTCGACGGCCTCGAGGTGTTCGTCTCGGGGAGCACGGCGATGGGCGCCTTCGGGGGGTTCACGACGCGGACGCCCGCGCGCACGCAGGTCCGCTTCACCAGCACGGCGTGGGGCTATGCGGTGCTCGAGTGTGACGGGCCCGGCTACCGGGTGGCGTTCTTCGACACGAAGGGCGCCGCCCTCCACTGCTGCGAGGCCGGCGCGACGGGACCTTGCCGGCCGTCGCGCTGCGGGTGA
- a CDS encoding NAD(P)/FAD-dependent oxidoreductase: MEGQQGRAQRPHVVIVGGGFGGIYAARGLSRAPVRVTLVDKRNHHLFQPLLYQVATAALNPGDIAEPIRHVLSRQRNARVLMAEAAAVEPDARRLRLGNGLALDYDYLVIAAGATHSYFGHDEWARFAPGLKTLEDAEEIRRRVLTAFERAEADPDRQRREALLTFVVVGGGPTGVELAGALAEIARFTIPRDFRTVSTERARVILVEGAERILPALPPELSAAAQRDLERLGVHVWTGKRVTGVDPRGVQIGEERVAARTVLWAAGVAGAPIAGTLGVPLDAAGRVVVNDDLTVPGREEIYVVGDLASARKKDGTPIPGVAPAAIQQGKHAARNLVATLAGRPRRPFSYFDKGVMATVGRGRAVAGFWRLRMTGLLAWFAWLFIHIWFLIDFRNRAAVLFQWVWHYLTFKRGTRLILETPEEERFRAVAGMAPPDVDAWPPNESDADRPET, from the coding sequence GTGGAAGGGCAGCAGGGCAGGGCGCAGCGGCCGCACGTCGTCATCGTCGGGGGTGGGTTCGGCGGGATCTACGCGGCGAGGGGGCTCTCGCGCGCCCCTGTGCGGGTCACGCTCGTCGACAAGCGCAACCACCACCTCTTCCAGCCGCTCCTCTACCAGGTGGCCACGGCGGCGCTGAACCCCGGCGACATCGCCGAGCCCATCCGCCACGTGCTGTCGCGCCAGAGGAACGCGCGCGTGCTGATGGCCGAGGCGGCGGCGGTCGAGCCGGACGCGAGGCGGCTGCGCCTCGGCAACGGGCTCGCGCTCGACTACGACTACCTCGTCATCGCGGCCGGCGCGACGCACTCCTACTTCGGCCACGACGAGTGGGCGCGGTTCGCGCCGGGGCTCAAGACGCTGGAGGACGCGGAGGAGATCCGCCGGCGGGTGCTCACCGCGTTCGAGCGGGCCGAGGCGGACCCGGATCGGCAGCGGCGCGAGGCGCTCCTCACCTTCGTGGTGGTCGGCGGCGGCCCCACCGGAGTCGAGCTCGCCGGCGCCCTCGCCGAGATCGCCCGGTTCACGATCCCGCGGGATTTCCGCACCGTCTCCACCGAGCGCGCGCGCGTCATCCTCGTCGAGGGCGCGGAGCGGATCCTGCCGGCGCTCCCGCCCGAGCTCTCCGCTGCGGCGCAGCGCGATCTCGAGCGGCTGGGGGTGCACGTCTGGACCGGCAAGCGCGTCACGGGCGTCGACCCGCGCGGCGTGCAGATCGGGGAGGAGCGGGTCGCCGCTCGGACGGTGCTGTGGGCCGCCGGCGTGGCGGGCGCGCCGATCGCGGGGACCCTGGGCGTCCCGCTGGACGCCGCCGGGCGCGTGGTGGTGAACGACGATCTCACCGTTCCCGGCCGCGAGGAGATCTACGTCGTCGGCGATCTCGCGTCCGCGCGGAAGAAGGACGGCACGCCCATCCCCGGGGTCGCGCCCGCGGCGATCCAGCAGGGGAAGCACGCCGCGAGGAACCTCGTCGCGACGCTCGCGGGCAGGCCGCGCAGGCCCTTCTCCTACTTCGACAAGGGCGTCATGGCGACGGTCGGCCGCGGGCGCGCGGTCGCCGGGTTCTGGCGCCTGCGCATGACCGGGCTGCTCGCCTGGTTCGCCTGGCTCTTCATCCACATCTGGTTCCTCATCGACTTCCGGAACCGGGCCGCGGTCCTGTTCCAGTGGGTGTGGCACTACCTCACGTTCAAGCGCGGCACGCGGCTCATCCTCGAGACCCCCGAGGAGGAGCGCTTCCGGGCCGTGGCCGGGATGGCGCCGCCGGACGTGGACGCGTGGCCGCCGAACGAGAGCGACGCCGACCGGCCCGAGACGTAG
- a CDS encoding ABC transporter ATP-binding protein: MNAPGGGGRAGRRAPVLSVTELRKRYGETVAVDGISFEVGANEIVGLLGPNGAGKTTTINMVLGVLEPSAGTIRIEGVDLARERSRALERTNFAAVYAPLPGNLTVAQNLRFFGLLYGVGRLAERIDALLDQLELGRFRDTRCGVLSSGEQTRVALAKALLNDPQLLLLDEPTASLDPATARDVRARIRASAREGTRGVLWTSHNMYEVEEVCDRVLFLSRGRILLEGDPRSLPREHGKGSLEELFITVAREPLALEGP; encoded by the coding sequence GTGAACGCGCCCGGGGGCGGCGGCCGCGCGGGGCGGCGTGCGCCGGTGCTCTCCGTGACGGAGCTCCGCAAGCGCTACGGCGAGACCGTCGCGGTGGACGGCATCTCGTTCGAGGTGGGCGCGAACGAGATCGTCGGCCTGCTCGGCCCGAACGGCGCCGGGAAGACGACCACCATCAACATGGTGCTCGGCGTCCTGGAGCCGAGCGCGGGGACGATCCGCATCGAGGGCGTGGACCTCGCGCGCGAGCGCTCGCGGGCCCTCGAGCGGACCAACTTCGCCGCGGTCTACGCGCCGCTCCCCGGCAACCTCACCGTCGCCCAGAACCTGCGCTTCTTCGGGCTGCTCTACGGCGTGGGGCGGCTCGCCGAGCGGATCGACGCGCTCCTCGACCAGCTCGAGCTCGGCCGCTTCCGCGACACGAGGTGCGGGGTGCTCTCCTCCGGCGAGCAGACCCGCGTCGCGCTGGCGAAGGCCCTGCTGAACGACCCGCAGCTGCTGCTGCTGGACGAGCCGACCGCCTCCCTCGACCCGGCCACCGCTCGCGACGTACGCGCCCGGATCCGGGCGAGCGCGCGGGAGGGCACGCGAGGCGTGCTGTGGACCTCCCACAACATGTACGAGGTCGAGGAGGTCTGCGACCGCGTGCTCTTCCTCTCCCGCGGGAGGATCCTGCTAGAGGGAGATCCGCGGTCGCTCCCGCGGGAGCACGGCAAGGGGTCGCTCGAGGAGCTCTTCATCACGGTGGCCCGCGAGCCGCTCGCGCTGGAGGGACCATGA
- a CDS encoding immunity 8 family protein: MKSLRSDQIPDLSRYVPPEPESFAIPLVLEVGPLGLRGRERFDLLAVTPRWLQERHGKGGAILGRGLLVVFEWRYERVRAFLARKVEACSGATWLDVVRKVGQIAEWEGGEENVVGIR, translated from the coding sequence TTGAAGAGCCTTCGTAGCGACCAGATCCCGGACCTTTCCCGCTACGTCCCGCCGGAGCCGGAGTCGTTCGCGATCCCGCTCGTGCTGGAGGTGGGGCCGCTCGGCCTGCGCGGGCGTGAGCGGTTCGACCTCCTCGCCGTGACGCCGCGCTGGCTGCAGGAGCGCCACGGCAAGGGAGGGGCGATCCTCGGACGCGGCCTGCTCGTCGTGTTCGAGTGGCGGTACGAGCGGGTGAGGGCGTTCCTCGCGCGGAAGGTGGAGGCCTGCAGCGGAGCCACCTGGCTCGACGTCGTCCGGAAGGTCGGACAGATCGCCGAGTGGGAAGGCGGCGAGGAGAACGTCGTCGGAATCCGCTGA
- a CDS encoding zinc-dependent alcohol dehydrogenase: protein MRALTYEGPARVRVRHKPDPRIEHPQDAILRVTCAAICGSDLHLLHGLVPDTRIGSTFGHEIVGVVEDVGSQADGVAKGDRLMVPFNISCGGCYYCERGLTACCENTNPSSDIACGVYGYSHTTGGYDGGQAEYVRVPFAAIGPMKVPDDMSDEEVIALTDALPTGYQGAEMCNLSGGETVVVFGAGPVGLFAMKSAWLLGAGRVIAVDKVGYRLDFARRWAGVETMDFEAVDVITAVKDLTEGRGADACIDAVGLEAAGSPMQRAAGVYAKTVAGSATALNWCFHAARKGGTVSVVGVYGPPYNLVDFGTAMNKCQTIRTGQCSVRRYMPQLLEHVREGRIDARALITHRYPLDEASEAYHTFAQKKDGCIKPVLLPHGRTLH, encoded by the coding sequence ATGAGGGCGCTCACCTACGAAGGGCCGGCGCGCGTGCGCGTGCGGCACAAGCCGGATCCGCGCATCGAGCATCCGCAGGACGCCATCCTGCGGGTGACCTGCGCTGCGATCTGCGGCTCGGACCTCCACCTCCTCCACGGGCTCGTCCCCGACACGCGGATCGGCTCGACCTTCGGCCACGAGATCGTGGGGGTGGTCGAGGACGTCGGCTCGCAGGCGGACGGCGTCGCGAAGGGCGACCGGCTGATGGTCCCGTTCAACATCTCCTGCGGCGGCTGCTACTACTGCGAGCGCGGGCTCACCGCCTGCTGCGAGAACACCAACCCGTCGAGCGACATCGCGTGCGGGGTCTACGGGTACTCGCACACGACGGGCGGCTACGACGGGGGGCAGGCGGAGTACGTGCGCGTGCCGTTCGCGGCGATCGGGCCGATGAAGGTCCCGGACGACATGTCCGACGAGGAGGTCATCGCGCTCACCGACGCGCTCCCCACCGGCTACCAGGGCGCGGAGATGTGCAACCTCTCGGGCGGAGAGACGGTGGTGGTCTTCGGCGCCGGGCCGGTGGGGCTCTTCGCGATGAAGTCCGCCTGGCTCCTCGGCGCCGGGCGGGTCATCGCGGTGGACAAGGTCGGGTACAGGCTCGACTTCGCGCGCCGCTGGGCGGGCGTCGAGACGATGGACTTCGAGGCCGTCGACGTCATCACCGCCGTGAAGGACCTCACCGAAGGGCGCGGCGCGGACGCCTGCATCGACGCGGTCGGGCTCGAGGCGGCGGGCTCGCCGATGCAGCGCGCCGCCGGTGTGTACGCGAAGACGGTGGCCGGCTCCGCGACGGCGCTCAACTGGTGCTTCCACGCGGCGCGCAAGGGCGGGACCGTGTCGGTGGTGGGCGTGTACGGCCCGCCGTACAACCTCGTGGACTTCGGCACGGCGATGAACAAGTGCCAGACGATCCGCACCGGCCAGTGCAGCGTGCGTCGCTACATGCCGCAGCTGCTCGAGCACGTCCGCGAGGGGCGCATCGACGCGCGGGCGCTCATCACGCACCGCTACCCGCTCGACGAGGCCTCGGAGGCGTATCACACGTTCGCCCAGAAGAAGGACGGCTGCATCAAGCCGGTGCTCCTGCCGCACGGACGGACGCTCCATTGA
- a CDS encoding transglycosylase SLT domain-containing protein: MARRRARKRTVRSGRREPPPLAGVLLLAVVSLAAVNFAYQVIRKPTELLGLVAPASPKLPGDTWSEYGELFEEHSTALVRPELLAALVQVESAGDPLARTYWRWRWSWNPLALYAPASSAVGILQITDGTFAEARRLCIHDHGVAREGAWYDPRACWFNALYFRTVPSHAIEMTAAMLHEQMTEILAGRIASPEQRQRLAALVHLCGRGRGPAFAQRGFRAAPGERCGDHELDRYLDRVRALALAFERMPRPWL; this comes from the coding sequence GTGGCGAGGCGGCGCGCGAGGAAGAGGACCGTCCGGTCCGGCAGGCGCGAGCCGCCGCCGCTCGCGGGCGTGCTCCTCCTCGCGGTCGTGTCCCTCGCGGCGGTCAACTTCGCCTACCAGGTCATCCGCAAGCCGACCGAGCTCCTCGGCCTGGTCGCGCCGGCGTCGCCCAAGCTGCCCGGGGACACCTGGTCCGAGTACGGCGAGCTCTTCGAGGAGCACTCCACGGCGCTCGTCCGGCCGGAGCTGCTCGCCGCGCTGGTGCAGGTGGAGAGCGCGGGCGATCCGCTCGCCCGGACCTACTGGCGCTGGCGGTGGAGCTGGAACCCGCTCGCGCTCTACGCGCCGGCGTCGAGCGCGGTCGGCATCCTGCAGATCACCGACGGCACCTTCGCCGAGGCGCGCCGCCTCTGCATCCACGACCACGGCGTGGCGCGCGAGGGCGCCTGGTACGACCCGCGCGCCTGCTGGTTCAACGCCCTCTACTTCCGCACGGTCCCGAGCCACGCCATCGAGATGACCGCCGCGATGCTGCACGAGCAGATGACCGAGATCCTCGCCGGCCGGATCGCGAGCCCCGAGCAGCGCCAGCGGCTCGCCGCGCTCGTCCACCTGTGCGGGCGCGGGCGCGGCCCCGCCTTCGCGCAGCGCGGGTTCCGGGCGGCCCCGGGCGAGCGCTGTGGCGACCACGAGCTCGATCGCTACCTGGACCGCGTGCGGGCGCTCGCGCTGGCGTTCGAGCGAATGCCGCGGCCGTGGCTCTGA
- a CDS encoding 1,4-dihydroxy-6-naphthoate synthase produces MRLTLGISPCPNDTFIFDALVNGLLDTGALRLEVVHEDVQTLNEWALEGRLDVSKISYGVLPRVAEDYVVLRSGGALGRGVGPLLVARPGAGAFDPETMRVAIPGRDTTAHLLFSLAYPAATHKQFAVFSGIEDAVLSGSADAGVIIHESRFTYAAKGLVKLLDLGEHWERTTGAPIPLGGIVARRSLDRAATRELDRLVRASVEHALARRPHVSEYVRRHAQELDEAVMRQHIDLYVNDFSVDVGEPGRKAVETLLGVYRRVNPGSPPVRGDVFLEGAAGREHRGG; encoded by the coding sequence ATGAGACTCACGCTCGGCATCTCTCCCTGCCCCAACGACACCTTCATCTTCGACGCGCTCGTGAACGGGCTCCTCGACACGGGAGCGCTGCGCCTGGAGGTCGTGCACGAGGACGTGCAGACGCTCAACGAGTGGGCCCTCGAGGGCCGGCTCGACGTCAGCAAGATCAGCTATGGCGTGCTGCCCCGCGTGGCGGAGGACTACGTCGTGCTGCGCTCCGGCGGGGCGCTCGGGCGGGGGGTCGGACCGCTCCTCGTCGCGCGCCCGGGTGCCGGGGCGTTCGACCCGGAGACGATGCGCGTGGCCATCCCGGGACGGGACACCACCGCGCACCTCCTCTTCTCGCTCGCGTACCCCGCCGCGACGCACAAGCAGTTCGCCGTGTTCTCCGGGATCGAGGACGCGGTCCTCTCGGGGTCGGCGGACGCGGGCGTCATCATCCACGAGAGCCGCTTCACGTACGCCGCGAAGGGGCTCGTGAAGCTGCTCGATCTCGGAGAGCACTGGGAGCGGACGACCGGCGCCCCCATCCCGCTGGGCGGCATCGTGGCGCGGCGCTCGCTCGATCGCGCGGCGACGCGGGAGCTCGACCGGCTCGTGCGCGCGAGCGTGGAGCACGCCCTCGCGCGGCGGCCGCACGTGAGCGAGTACGTGCGGCGGCACGCGCAGGAGCTGGACGAGGCGGTCATGCGCCAGCACATCGACCTCTACGTGAACGACTTCTCCGTGGACGTGGGCGAGCCCGGCAGGAAGGCCGTCGAGACGCTGCTCGGCGTGTACCGCCGGGTGAACCCCGGCTCCCCCCCGGTGCGAGGGGACGTCTTCCTCGAGGGCGCCGCCGGGCGGGAGCATCGCGGGGGGTGA
- a CDS encoding ABC transporter permease, with product MMVRARRVLAVVLRQAYLVRGSLSRIVPLFAWVAVDIVLWGFITRWLDSVAAPGFSFVPALLGAVLLWDFLARVMQGVTMAFFEDVWSRNFLNVFATPITIGEYVAGLVLSSVATSALGLAVMLVIATGVFGLSFLAYGAPLVPFLLVLFLFGIALGITGAALVLRLGPAAEWFVWPIPALLSPFAGVFYPLSTLPGWMRAVSWTLPPSYVFEAMRAMVGGGSFSGAALAWSGALAVFYVVVASWIFSRVHRHAVRTGLIARYSAETVS from the coding sequence ATGATGGTGCGGGCGAGGCGCGTGCTCGCGGTGGTGCTCCGCCAGGCCTACCTGGTGCGCGGGAGCCTCTCGCGCATCGTGCCGCTCTTCGCGTGGGTGGCGGTGGACATCGTCCTGTGGGGGTTCATCACGCGCTGGCTCGACAGCGTCGCGGCGCCCGGGTTCAGCTTCGTCCCGGCGCTGCTCGGCGCCGTGCTCCTGTGGGACTTCCTCGCCCGCGTCATGCAGGGCGTGACCATGGCGTTCTTCGAGGACGTCTGGTCCCGCAACTTCCTGAACGTCTTCGCGACCCCCATCACGATCGGCGAGTACGTCGCCGGGCTCGTGCTCTCCAGCGTGGCGACGAGCGCGCTCGGCCTCGCCGTCATGCTCGTCATCGCGACGGGCGTGTTCGGGCTGTCGTTCCTCGCGTACGGCGCGCCGCTCGTGCCGTTCCTGCTCGTGCTGTTCCTGTTCGGCATCGCCCTCGGCATCACCGGCGCCGCGCTGGTGCTCCGGCTCGGCCCGGCCGCGGAGTGGTTCGTCTGGCCGATCCCGGCGCTGCTGTCGCCGTTCGCGGGCGTGTTCTACCCGCTCTCGACGCTCCCCGGGTGGATGCGCGCCGTGTCCTGGACGCTGCCGCCCTCGTACGTGTTCGAGGCGATGCGGGCGATGGTCGGCGGCGGGTCCTTCTCCGGCGCCGCGCTCGCCTGGAGCGGCGCGCTCGCGGTGTTCTACGTCGTCGTCGCGAGCTGGATCTTCTCGCGCGTCCACCGCCACGCGGTGAGGACCGGGCTCATAGCCCGCTACAGCGCCGAGACCGTGAGCTGA